The Salvelinus namaycush isolate Seneca chromosome 16, SaNama_1.0, whole genome shotgun sequence genome has a segment encoding these proteins:
- the klhl21 gene encoding kelch-like protein 21, translating into MEGGVMNRGGLEGGVISEKPVIQTQPSTLPFFDTAHAFNLLRGIHELRAERKFFDITLCAEGQEFHCHRTVLAAASTYFRAMFAGTLRESAMDRVVLHEVSAELLGLLVDFCYTGRVTVTQDNVDLLLKTADLFQFPSVKEACCAFLEQRLDVSNCLEIQDFAEAYACRDLAVSARRFVLKNIVDLAKGKDFERLPWKRLLEFVSDDALCVDKEETAYQIAVRWIKADLQRRLHYWPELLQQVRLPFVRRFYLLAHVESDPLVYLSPSCLRMVSEARSFQSCEYDRHDRPCQRMRPRPSTGLAEILVVVGGCDQDCDELVTVDCYNPQTGQWRYLAEFPDHLGGGYSIAALGNDMYVTGGSDGSRLYDGVWRYNSSVNEWTEVSPMLKAREYHSSCVLKGQLYVVAPDSTERYDHALDCWEALPPMLHAMDNCSTTPCRGRLYAIGSMTTTGEDNMAIQCYDSEANRWTLVNCGELPPWSFAPKTVTLNGLIYFVRDDSAEVDVYNPQKNGWDKISPMTQVHVGGSVAALGGRLFVSGGYDNTFELSDVVEAYDPSTRTWTPTGRLPQPTFWHGSVSIFRQFMPAVSNTFEPIDLPEANSIHLHRHHRNQALHNHNLNLNQNHDVNPV; encoded by the exons atggagggaggggtgatGAACAGAGGGGGGTTAGAGGGAGGAGTGATATCTGAGAAGCCAGTGATCCAGACGCAGCCGTCCACGCTGCCCTTCTTCGACACGGCCCACGCCTTCAACCTTCTCCGGGGGATCCACGAGCTCCGTGCTGAGCGCAAGTTCTTCGACATCACTCTGTGCGCCGAGGGCCAGGAGTTCCACTGCCACCGCACCGTGTTGGCCGCAGCCAGCACCTACTTCAGGGCCATGTTCGCCGGGACATTGAGAGAGAGCGCCATGGACCGTGTGGTCCTTCACGAGGTGTCTGCTGAACTGCTGGGCCTGCTGGTGGACTTCTGTTATACGGGCCGAGTCACAGTCACCCAGGATAATGTAGATCTTCTGCTGAAGACTGCCGACCTGTTCCAGTTCCCCTCGGTCAAAGAGGCCTGCTGTGCCTTCCTTGAGCAGAGGTTAGACGTCTCCAACTGCCTGGAGATCCAGGACTTTGCCGAGGCCTACGCTTGCCGCGATCTAGCCGTCAGCGCACGCCGCTTTGTCCTCAAGAACATTGTGGATCTGGCCAAAGGCAAGGACTTTGAGCGGTTGCCCTGGAAACGTTTGCTGGAGTTTGTGTCGGACGACGCGCTGTGTGTGGACAAGGAGGAGACGGCCTATCAGATTGCGGTGCGCTGGATCAAAGCAGACCTACAGAGGCGGCTCCACTATTGGCCCGAGCTGCTGCAGCAGGTCAGACTACCCTTCGTGCGCCGGTTTTATCTACTCGCCCACGTGGAGAGCGACCCACTGGtctacctctccccctcctgcCTGAGAATGGTGAGCGAGGCCCGGAGCTTCCAGTCGTGTGAGTACGACCGCCACGACAGACCCTGCCAACGCATGCGGCCACGGCCCTCAACCGGACTGGCTGAGAtcctggtggtggtgggaggcTGTGACCAGGACTGCGACGAGCTGGTCACTGTGGACTGTTACAACCCTCAGACTGGACAGTGGCGCTATCTTGCTGAGTTCCCTGATCACCTGGGAGGGGGCTACAGTATAGCTGCCCTGGGCAACGATATGTATGTCACAG GAGGATCTGACGGTTCACGACTCTATGACGGCGTGTGGCGCTACAACTCCAGCGTCAATGAGTGGACCGAGGTGTCGCCCATGCTGAAAGCCCGGGAGTACCACAGTTCCTGTGTCCTCAAGGGCCAGCTGTACGTGGTGGCGCCAGACAGCACGGAGCGCTATGACCACGCGCTGGACTGCTGGGAGGCCCTGCCCCCCATGCTGCACGCCATGGACAACTGTTCCACCACCCCCTGCAGGGGGCGCCTTTACGCCATTGGCTCCATGACCACCACTGGGGAGGATAACATGGCCATCCAGTGCTATGATTCGGAAGCCAATCGATGGACCCTAGTCAACTGTGGCGAGCTGCCGCCGTGGTCCTTCGCTCCCAAAACGGTCACTCTCAATGGGCTCATATACTTTGTCAG GGATGACTCGGCAGAGGTCGACGTCTATAACCCTCAGAAGAATGGATGGGACAAGATCAGTCCCATGACACAG GTCCATGTAGGAGGCAGTGTGGCAGCCCTGGGCGGTCGTCTCTTCGTGTCTGGTGGCTATGACAACACGTTTGAGCTGTCTGACGTGGTGGAAGCTTACGACCCCTCAACCCGTACCTGGACCCCCACGGGCCGCCTGCCCCAGCCCACCTTCTGGCATGGCAGTGTCAGTATCTTCCGCCAGTTCATGCCCGCCGTATCCAACACTTTCGAACCCATCGACCTGCCCGAGGCCAACTCCATCCACCTGCACCGACACCACCGCAACCAGGCCCTGCACAACCACAACCTCAATCTCAACCAGAACCACGACGTCAACCCAGTGTAA